Proteins from a single region of Nitratidesulfovibrio sp.:
- a CDS encoding DUF438 domain-containing protein, translated as MHLAPSTSIHDLVAEHPYIIDVLADFAPAFAKLKNPLLRNTLGRVATLQQAADIAGLEVNGLMLHIARGVLDHSVEAVTIVPKGAPGTGAKPAIQAQASPCATACGTPCDAGQPTASAAAPLSDTARMGTLKDLIRELHAGADPAALKARFAAAVGDISGGDIARLEQALVAEGLPEAEIKRLCSLHVDLFKGALDEAPAVSAPAGHPVRTYMDENAKAMELADEIIAQVDRMHRTPGDRTSPIDEMAWSFSSRYVKELLEDLGHIEVHYTRKENQLFPLLEENGIEAPPKVMWEVHDDIRRLFKAARAAMENLAATTAALAARDAAEAVQDMVYKEEKVLFPMALESLTEAQWARVRHGEDEIGYAWVTPGDQWTPQTTDLTDVASATAASQTQGARLVHLDTGALAPNVLNQMLRSLPVDLSFVDADDRVAYYSDVPHRIFPRSAAVIGRNVRNCHPPKSVHMVEDILAKFKAGERDTAEFWIEMGGRFLHIRYFAVRDTDSTYLGCLEVSQDVTDIRALTGQRRLLEWS; from the coding sequence ATGCATCTCGCCCCGTCCACGTCCATACACGACCTTGTTGCCGAACATCCCTACATCATCGACGTGCTGGCCGACTTCGCCCCCGCCTTCGCCAAGCTGAAGAACCCGCTCCTGCGCAACACGCTGGGCCGGGTGGCCACGTTGCAGCAGGCGGCGGACATCGCCGGGCTGGAGGTCAACGGGCTGATGTTGCACATCGCGCGCGGCGTGCTGGACCATTCCGTCGAAGCGGTGACCATCGTGCCCAAGGGCGCGCCCGGCACGGGCGCAAAGCCCGCCATCCAGGCACAGGCATCGCCCTGCGCCACCGCCTGCGGCACGCCGTGCGATGCCGGACAGCCAACCGCGTCCGCCGCCGCGCCCCTTTCCGACACCGCCCGCATGGGCACCCTGAAGGACCTCATCCGCGAACTGCACGCCGGGGCGGACCCGGCGGCGCTGAAGGCGCGTTTTGCCGCCGCCGTGGGCGACATTTCCGGAGGGGACATTGCCCGGCTGGAACAGGCGCTGGTGGCCGAGGGCCTGCCCGAAGCCGAGATAAAGCGCCTGTGCTCGCTGCACGTGGACCTGTTCAAGGGGGCGCTGGACGAGGCCCCGGCGGTGTCCGCGCCCGCCGGGCACCCGGTGCGCACCTACATGGACGAGAACGCCAAGGCCATGGAACTGGCCGACGAGATCATCGCCCAGGTGGACCGCATGCACCGCACCCCCGGCGACCGCACCTCGCCCATCGACGAGATGGCCTGGTCGTTCAGCAGCCGCTACGTAAAGGAACTGCTGGAAGACCTGGGCCACATCGAAGTGCACTACACCCGCAAGGAAAACCAGCTGTTCCCCCTGCTGGAGGAAAACGGCATCGAAGCGCCGCCCAAGGTCATGTGGGAAGTGCACGACGACATCCGCAGGCTGTTCAAGGCCGCCCGCGCGGCCATGGAAAACCTGGCCGCCACCACGGCCGCCCTGGCCGCGCGCGACGCGGCGGAAGCCGTGCAGGACATGGTCTACAAGGAAGAGAAGGTGCTCTTTCCCATGGCCCTGGAATCGCTGACCGAAGCCCAGTGGGCGCGGGTGCGCCACGGCGAGGACGAAATCGGCTACGCCTGGGTGACGCCCGGCGACCAATGGACCCCGCAGACGACCGATCTGACCGATGTGGCCAGCGCCACCGCCGCCAGCCAGACGCAGGGCGCCCGACTGGTGCACCTGGATACCGGCGCGCTGGCCCCCAACGTGCTCAACCAGATGCTGCGCAGTCTGCCCGTGGACCTGAGCTTCGTGGATGCCGACGACCGGGTGGCCTACTATTCCGACGTGCCGCACCGCATCTTTCCGCGCAGCGCGGCGGTTATCGGGCGCAACGTGCGCAACTGCCACCCGCCGAAATCGGTGCACATGGTCGAGGACATCCTGGCCAAATTCAAGGCAGGCGAGCGGGACACGGCGGAGTTCTGGATAGAGATGGGCGGGCGGTTCCTGCACATCCGCTACTTTGCGGTGCGCGACACAGACTCCACCTACCTTGGCTGCCTGGAAGTGTCGCAGGACGTCACGGACATTCGCGCCCTGACCGGCCAGCGCCGCCTGCTGGAATGGAGCTGA